In Malus sylvestris chromosome 15, drMalSylv7.2, whole genome shotgun sequence, a single genomic region encodes these proteins:
- the LOC126604859 gene encoding filament-like plant protein 7: MDHKPWLWRKKSADKTNAAAAAGDNLSVSVKVKEEEIEALQAEKAELENNLKTLSDKLASALSECNSKDALVKKHAKMAQEAVQGWEKVEADAGFLKHELDKAFQVRAAGEERIAQLDGALKECMQQLRFVREEQEQRVHEAMMKTSREFEKSQIVLEEKLAEATRRVSKIGAENTHLSNTLLVKEKLIEDLRKQLTKVEADFNALTTRLESTEKDNASLKYEVRVLEKELEIRNEEREFNRRTADASHKQNLEGAKKIAKLESECQRLRLLVRKRLPGPAALAKMKIEVEMLGRDSVDMGRRKLNDSRVDNFPETPNKKVNILTEQLCAMGEENQTLKEALNKKINELQFSRNMYARVASKLSQSETPHEESLKGQETMESMRSSLMSHEVSVASMSDIGSDDKVSCADSWASALITELEHFRTEKQKGSLTSKTVGASDINLMDDFVEMEKLAVVSADKQSFGSPVPSVKAFVAPLETEYSSELLGSKMVPISDSESGFSLSNREKRFNNIVDGKAPHWVEDIVKLVVEHNRVAGRNPEQILEDIRIALACTEDPKPCELVNARTNGSHFEALDPSSVKSCTSWKGSDRSLVTDSPRGVSDVDISSSQKGNLQFQPDLSKSICKVIELIEGINVPSPDYNPENGSRKDGNVSTYINSENAGYIVRVFQWKTSELSDLLQRFVHACYDLLNGKAGLEKFAEELTAALDWILNHCFSLQDVSSMKDAIKKEFDWDDARSETETEVGVVGHFSNGHSIQIEELQANLVKENRKLKNELVNLESERRELEGRLQSASDKSEYLMNQLKESEKAIASLRTELQGLRESKEIVEDQIKNHQVMNEDLETQLTEARVELSEAHQKFSSLEVQLMNKKNCCVELEATCLELQLRLDSVKKKSSNSDLHHEERQAQNDWDITAASEKLAECQETILNLDKQFKAMAAPREAALFDKVITNPTDTDTPTAKAGSPTPHKNTNQRSSLLDKMLAEDGASIKEFSSPISKEVSTSTFSTKRVIEQLENILVLNSKYQDDNAAVGSLAIVPGKKLGGGSLWRKLVRRKKKGISQKAPLSIAP; encoded by the exons ATGGACCACAAGCCTTGGCTTTGGAGGAAGAAATCTGCAGATAAAACCAATGCAGCTGCAGCAGCAGGAGACAATTTGAGTGTCTCAGTCAAAGTAAAGGAGGAAGAG atagAGGCACTTCAGGCTGAGAAGGCAGAGTTGGAGAACAACCTGAAAACCCTCAGTGATAAGCTTGCTTCAGCTCTCTCTGAATGTAACAGTAAAGATGCACTTGTGAAAAAACATGCCAAAATGGCACAGGAAGCTGTTCAAG GCTGGGAGAAGGTAGAAGCAGATGCAGGATTTCTGAAGCATGAATTGGATAAAGCTTTCCAAGTCAGAGCAGCTGGCGAAGAAAGAATAGCTCAATTGGATGGAGCCCTCAAGGAATGCATGCAGCAGCTACGATTTGTTCgagaagaacaagaacaaaggGTTCATGAGGCTATGATGAAGACATCAAGAGAATTCGAGAAATCGCAGATAGTGTTGGAGGAGAAGTTAGCAGAGGCCActagaagggtttctaaaattGGTGCTGAAAACACCCATCTAAGTAACACTCTTTTAGTGAAGGAGAAGTTGATAGAAGATTTAAGAAAACAATTGACAAAGGTGGAAGCTGATTTCAATGCACTCACGACTAGATTAGAATCCACTGAGAAAGATAATGCTTCTTTGAAATATGAGGTTCGGGTGCTTGAGAAAGAGCTTGAGATCCGGAATGAAGAGAGAGAATTCAATCGTCGAACCGCTGATGCATCACACAAGCAGAACTTGGAGGGTGCAAAGAAAATTGCAAAGTTAGAATCAGAATGTCAGAGGTTGCGGCTCCTAGTCCGGAAGCGGTTGCCAGGCCCTGCTGCTCTggcaaaaatgaaaattgaagtGGAAATGCTAGGACGGGACTCTGTTGACATGGGGAGGAGAAAGTTGAATGACTCTAGAGTTGATAACTTTCCTGAGACTCCCAACAAAAAGGTTAACATTTTGACGGAGCAGTTATGTGCTATGGGAGAAGAAAACCAGACTCTCAAGGAAGCACTCAATAAAAAGATAAATGAACTCCAGTTCTCTAGAAACATGTATGCCCGTGTAGCTTCTAAATTATCGCAATCTGAAACACCACATGAAGAATCGTTAAAAGGCCAGGAAACCATGGAGTCAATGAGGAGTAGTCTTATGTCACATGAAGTCTCCGTAGCATCTATGTCTGATATTGGCAGCGATGATAAGGTTAGCTGTGCTGATTCATGGGCATCTGCCTTGATTACGGAACTGGAGCACTTTAGAACTGAAAAACAAAAAGGGTCTCTGACAAGCAAAACTGTCGGAGCTTCAGACATAAATCTGATGGATGACTTTGTTGAAATGGAAAAATTAGCAGTTGTTTCTGCTGATAAACAAAGTTTCGGTTCTCCTGTTCCTTCAGTTAAGGCATTCGTTGCACCCTTGGAAACGGAGTATTCCTCCGAACTTTTGGGTAGCAAGATGGTCCCTATTTCTGACAGTGAGTCAGGCTTCAGTTTGTCAAACAGGGAGAAGAGGTTTAACAACATTGTCGATGGCAAAGCTCCTCATTGGGTTGAGGATATAGTGAAACTGGTGGTGGAGCACAACCGTGTTGCAGGAAGAAACCCTGAACAGATACTTGAGGATATAAGAATAGCTTTGGCATGTACAGAAGATCCAAAGCCATGTGAATTGGTTAATGCGAGGACAAATGGAAGCCATTTTGAGGCATTGGATCCTTCCTCCGTTAAGAGCTGCACCTCATGGAAAGGTTCAGATAGATCTCTAGTAACTGATTCACCCAGAGGAGTAAGTGACGTGGACATCTCAAGCTCACAGAAGGGTAATCTGCAGTTCCAGCCAGATCTGAGTAAGTCCATTTGTAAAGTAATTGAGCTTATTGAAGGAATCAATGTGCCATCTCCAGATTATAACCCAGAGAATGGGTCCAGGAAGGATGGGAATGTGTCCACATATATAAATTCGGAAAACGCAGGCTACATAGTTCGTGTTTTCCAGTGGAAAACTTCTGAACTCAGTGATCTTCTACAACGGTTTGTTCATGCGTGCTATGATCTATTGAATGGAAAGGCTGGTCTTGAAAAATTTGCTGAAGAATTAACTGCAGCTTTGGATTGGATTTTAAATCACTGCTTTTCGCTTCAAGACGTTTCAAGCATGAAGGATGCAATTAAGAAGGAATTTGATTGGGATGATGCACGAAGTGAAACTGAAACAGAAGTTGGAGTAGTTGGTCACTTTTCAAATGGCCATAGTATACAAATAGAAGAGCTGCAGGCCAATCTGgtcaaagaaaacagaaaattaaagaatgaattggTGAATTTAGAATCTGAAAGGAGAGAGTTGGAAGGGAGACTTCAGTCGGCTAGTGATAAGAGCGAATACCTGATGAACCAGCTCAAGGAATCTGAAAAAGCTATTGCCAGCTTGAGAACAGAGTTACAAGGTTTACGAGAGTCAAAGGAAATTGTTGAAGACCAGATTAAAAATCACCAGGTGATGAATGAAGATCTTGAAACGCAGCTTACGGAGGCCAGAGTTGAATTAAGTGAAGCTCACCAAAAGTTTTCGTCCCTAGAAGTTCAActgatgaataaaaaaaattgctgtGTAGAGTTGGAGGCTACATGCTTGGAACTACAGCTTCGGCTTGATAG TGTGAAGAAGAAAAGCTCAAATTCTGATCTCCATCACGAGGAAAGGCAAGCCCAAAAT GATTGGGATATAACAGCTGCTTCAGAAAAGTTGGCTGAATGCCAAGAGACAATACTTAACCTCGACAAGCAGTTTAAGGCAATGGCTGCACCAAGGGAAGCAGCTCTTTTTGACAAGGTCATCACTAATCCCACTGATACAGATACCCCCACTGCCAAAGCCGGAAGCCCAACCccacacaaaaacacaaaccaacGGTCCTCGTTACTAGATAAAATGTTAGCAGAAGACGGTGCTAGCATCAAGGAGTTTAGCTCTCCAATTTCAAAAGAGGTTTCGACTTCCACATTCAGTACTAAAAGGGTAATAGAGCAACTCGAGAATATCCTTGTTCTAAATAGTAAATATCAGGATGACAATGCAGCTGTTGGTTCATTAGCTATAGTGCCCGGAAAGAAACTGGGAGGTGGGAGCTTATGGAGAAAGCTAGTGCGGAGAAAGAAGAAAGGTATCAGCCAAAAGGCACCCCTTTCGATTGCCccatga